CGTCCTGGAGGGCACGCACGCCCGCGCGTTCGCGGGCAAGGCGCCCAAGCGGGTCGGCGACTTCCTGCACGCCATCACGCTGGAGCTTTTCGAGCGGGCGCAGCGCCTGATGGCATGACCTTTCGGCTCAGGACTGGAACGCGTTCGGAGTGCTTGTTCGGCCATATCGCTGAATTTTCTGGCCGGTACTAGAACGCGTTCCATTTTTCTCGTACTGTGGGTGCAGTCACATATAAGCACGTGCATGCGAGAGGGTCGACAGGAATGAAGACGAAGGGCGCGATCCTGTGGGGGATCGACCAGCCGTGGTCGGTGGAGGAGATCGAGGTCGGTGACCCGGTCGCAGGCGAGGTGCAGATCCGGCTGGAAACGGCCGGCATGTGCCACTCCGACCACCACATCGTGACCGGTGCGACCCCGATGCCCGCCTATCCCGTGATGGGCGGCCACGAGGGTGCGGGCGTGATCACGAAGCTGGGGCCGAATACCCCCGCCGACCTGCAGATCGGTGACCATGTGATCCTGTCGTTCATCCCTGCCTGCGGCCGCTGTCCGGCTTGCGTCTCCGGACGCATGGCGCTGTGCGACCTCGGCGCGGGCCTGCTGATGGGGCAGGCGATCAGCGACGGCACCTACCGGATCCAGGCACGCGGCGAGAACGTCATCCCGATGTGCTTGCTGGGCACCTTCGCGCCGTACATGACGGTGCACCACACCTCGGTGGTGAAGATCGATCCGAGTATTCCGTTCGAGGTGGCGTGCCTGGTCGGCTGCGGTGTCCCCACCGGCTTCGGCTCCGCCACCCACGTCGCCCAGGTGTCTCCCGGCGAGACGGTGGTGATCGCGGGCATCGGCGGCGTCGGCATGAGCGCGCTGCAGGGCGCTGTGCTCTCCGGGGCCTCGAAAGTCGTTGCCATCGACCCGAACCCGTGGAAACGTGAGCAGGCGCAGAAGTTCGGCGCCACGCACACCTACGAGAGCATGGCCGCGGCCATCATGCCGCTGATGGAGGCCACCGAGGGACGGATGGCCGAGAACGTCATCCTCACCATGGGTGAGATGCACGGCGAGTACATCGAAGAGGGCCTCATCCTCACGGCCAAGGCGGGCACCGTGGTGGTCACCGCGATGGGCCGGATGGACGAGAGCGACGTCAAGCTGAACAGCTTCCTGCTGTCCATGCTGCAGAAGACGGTGAAAGGCTGCATCTTCGGCGGCGGCAACGCCCGCCAGGACGCGCCGCGCCTGCTCGCGCTGTACAAGTCCGGCCAACTCAACCTGGACGACATGGTGACCCGCAGCTACTCGCTGGAGGAGATCAACCAGGGCTACCAGGACATGCTGGACGGCAAGAACATTCGCGGCATCATCAAGTACACCGAAGCAGACTGGTAGACCGGATCAGCGCTGTTCGGCGAGCGGGGTGGCGTCTGTGCGATCAGGTCGTACGGGACCGGTTCGCCGAGGTCGAACCGTAGCGTCCCCCTCGCCCGCCAGGTGCGCTCGAATGCCACGTCGTCGTCCGGGATCGGGTATCGGCTGACATGCTGCTGCCGGCCCGCGAAGTGCATCTCGGGCTTGTCACGCATGGTGAGTCGATGGCAGCGGCGGGGTTCTCGTAGGCTCGCAGCGTGCGTTCACTTGAACAGATTCGGGAATGGCCGGTTCGGCACGCGGCGGCGGCGGTGGTCACCGTGGACGGCGGCACGGCGAGCGAGGGCGAGGTCGACCGGGTGTTCCCGCTCGCGTCGGTGACCAAGCCGTTGGTGGCCTACGCCGTGCTGGTCGCGGTGGAGGAGGGCGCGGTCGAACTGGACCAGCCCGCCGGGCCGCCGGGCGCCACGGTGCGCCACCTGCTGGCGCACGCGTCGGGACTCGCGTTCGACACCACCGATGTCCAGGCGGCCCCCGGTGCCCGCAGGATCTACTCGAGTGCGGGCTTCGAGGTGCTCGCCGGGTTCGTCACCGAGCAGACCGGTATCGCGTTCGAGGAGTATCTGCGCGACGCGGTGTTCCAGCCGCTCGGCATGACGGCGTCAGTCCTCGCGGGCCCGGCCGGACACGCGGGCCGGTCCACCGCTGCCGACCTGACGCGTTTCGCGGCCGAATTGCTGGACCCGCAGTTGATCTCCGTCCAAACACACTCCGAGGCCACCTCGGTCCAATTCCCCGGACTCAATG
The DNA window shown above is from Nocardia sp. NBC_01730 and carries:
- a CDS encoding NDMA-dependent alcohol dehydrogenase, whose product is MKTKGAILWGIDQPWSVEEIEVGDPVAGEVQIRLETAGMCHSDHHIVTGATPMPAYPVMGGHEGAGVITKLGPNTPADLQIGDHVILSFIPACGRCPACVSGRMALCDLGAGLLMGQAISDGTYRIQARGENVIPMCLLGTFAPYMTVHHTSVVKIDPSIPFEVACLVGCGVPTGFGSATHVAQVSPGETVVIAGIGGVGMSALQGAVLSGASKVVAIDPNPWKREQAQKFGATHTYESMAAAIMPLMEATEGRMAENVILTMGEMHGEYIEEGLILTAKAGTVVVTAMGRMDESDVKLNSFLLSMLQKTVKGCIFGGGNARQDAPRLLALYKSGQLNLDDMVTRSYSLEEINQGYQDMLDGKNIRGIIKYTEADW
- a CDS encoding serine hydrolase domain-containing protein yields the protein MRSLEQIREWPVRHAAAAVVTVDGGTASEGEVDRVFPLASVTKPLVAYAVLVAVEEGAVELDQPAGPPGATVRHLLAHASGLAFDTTDVQAAPGARRIYSSAGFEVLAGFVTEQTGIAFEEYLRDAVFQPLGMTASVLAGPAGHAGRSTAADLTRFAAELLDPQLISVQTHSEATSVQFPGLNGVLPGYGSQRPNDWGLGVEIRDGKTPHWTGGTNSPRTYGHFGQSGTFLWVDPIAGVACLALSDENFGDWARAAWPPFSDAVIAEAKAARNTIAK